One Brassica napus cultivar Da-Ae chromosome C3 unlocalized genomic scaffold, Da-Ae chrC03_Random_5, whole genome shotgun sequence DNA segment encodes these proteins:
- the LOC125594720 gene encoding probable 3-hydroxyisobutyrate dehydrogenase, mitochondrial: MAIRRAQALLSISKFKTSFVLGSYTRFHRFSSSSSQHSTQFQNVGFIGLGNMGSRMVNNLVKAGFNVTVHDINRDVMKMFTEMGVSARETPYEVAQDSQVVITMLPSSSHVMDVYTGTNGLLHGDNAIRPALLIDSSTIDPQTTRKISLAVSHCNLKDKRDNWEKPVMLDAPVSGGVLAAEAATLTFMVGGPKDAYLAARPILESMGRTSIYCGGSGNGSAAKICNNLAMAVSMLGTSEALALGQSLGLSATTLTDVLNTSSGRCWSSDKYNPVPGVMEGVPSSRDYDGGFASKLMAKDLNLAAASAEEVGHKSALISKAQEIYKKMCEDGHETKDFSCVFRHFYNGKDEV, encoded by the exons ATGGCGATTCGTAGAGCGCAAGCCTTACTCTCTATATCCAAATTCAAAACCAGTTTCGTCCTCGGGTCTTATACAAGGTTTCACCGGTTCTCTTCGTCATCATCACAGCATTCAACTCAATTCCAG aatGTTGGTTTCATAGGGCTTGGAAACATGGGATCAAGAATGGTGAACAATCTAGTTAAAGCTGGATTTAACGTTACCGTTCATGACAT AAACCGTGATGTTATGAAGATGTTCACTGAAATGGGAGTCTCCGCTAGAGAAACTCCTTACGAAGTTGCTCAAGATAGCCAAGTTGTGATTACCATGTTGCCTTCTTCATCTCAC GTGATGGATGTGTACACTGGAACAAATGGGTTGCTTCATGGAGACAACGCTATCAGACCTGCTTTGTTGATAGATTCATCCACTATTGATCCTCAAACCACCCGCAAAATCTCTCTTGCGGTTTCCCATTGTAATTTAAAAGACAAGAGAG ATAATTGGGAAAAGCCTGTAATGTTGGATGCTCCTGTCTCAGGAGGTGTTCTTGCTGCAGAAGCTGCTACACTTACTTTCATG GTTGGAGGTCCGAAAGATGCTTACTTAGCTGCAAGACCAATACTCGAGTCAATGGGCAGAACTTCCATCTACTGTGGCGGTTCAGGAAATGGATCT GCTGCAAAGATATGTAACAATTTGGCAATGGCCGTGAGTATGCTGGGTACTTCAGAAGCTTTAGCTCTTGGTCAGTCACTTGGACTATCTGCCACCACTTTAACTGATGTATTAAACACATCTAGTGGCCGATGTTGGAGTAG CGACAAATATAATCCAGTTCCAGGAGTAATGGAAGGTGTGCCCTCTTCAAGAGATTACGACGGCGGTTTTGCCTCCAAACTTATG GCTAAAGACTTAAACTTAGCAGCAGCCTCAGCTGAAGAAGTTGGACACAAAAGCGCATTGATATCCAAAGCACAAGAAAT TTACAAGAAGATGTGTGAGGATGGGCATGAGACAAAGGACTTTTCATGTGTTTTTAGACACTTCTACAATGGCAAAGATGAAGTCTGA
- the LOC125594718 gene encoding LRR receptor-like serine/threonine-protein kinase GHR1 yields MMNLSRLLLLSMFVLSAMGQLPSQDIMALLEFKKGIKHDPTGFVLNSWNDESIDLNGCPSSWNGIACNGANVADVVLDNLSLSADADLSVFSNLTMLVKLSMANNSISGVLPSNLGSFKSLQFLDLSDNLLSSSLPKEFGRSVSLKNLSLAGNNFSGEVPESLGGLISLQSLDMSRNSFSGPLPKSLTMLNDLLYLNLSSNGFTGKIPRGFDLVPSLQVLDLHGNSFDGNLDGKFFLSTNASYVDLSGNRLLTASGKLLPGVSESIKHLNLSHNLLEGSLTSGFQLFQNLKVLDLSNNQLSGELPGFNYVYDLQVLKLSNNRFSGSLPNNLLKGDSLDLTTLDLSGNNLSGPISAIMSTTLHTLDLSSNSLTGELPLLTGRCVLLDLSNNQFEGNLTRWSKWENVEYLDLSQNRFTGSFPDVTPQLLRANHLNLSHNKLTGSLPERIPTHYPKLGVLDISSNGLDGPLPSTLLSMPTLEEIHLQNNGLTGNIGPLPSSSGSKIRLLDLSHNRFDGDLPSAFGSLNKLQVLNLAANNLSGSLPSSMNEMVSLSSLDLSQNHFTGPLPSNLSSSLVALNVSYNDLSGTVPENLKNFPPPSFYPGNSMLILPAGSTSASEVSKGKPMNLLIKIVIIVSCAIALIILILVAILLFCICKSRRREERSITGKDINRQAQTIPSGSGVVSAEDLVASRKGSSSGILSPDEKLAVATGFSPSKTSNLSWSPGSGDSLPADQQLARLDVRSPDRLVGELQFLDESIKLTPEELSRAPAEVLGRSSHGTSYRATLDNGVFLTVKWLREGVAKQRKEFAKEVKKFANIRHPNVVTLRGYYWGPTQHEKLILSDYISPGSLASFLYDRPGRKGPPLAWIQRLKIAVDVARGLNYLHFDRAVPHGNLKATNILLEGEELNARVSDYCLHRLMTQAGTVEQILDAGILGYRAPELAASRKPLPSFKADVYAFGVILLEILTGRCAGDVITGEQEGVDLTDWVRLRVAEGRGAECFDSVLAQEMGSDPVTEKGTKEVLGVALRCIRPVSERPGIKTIYEDLSSI; encoded by the exons ATGATGAATCTCTCCAGGCTTCTGTTACTATCCATGTTTGTCCTGTCCGCAATGGGGCAGCTTCCTTCACAGGACATCATGGCACTGCTTGAATTCAAGAAAGGCATCAAACATGACCCAACCGGCTTTGTCCTCAACTCCTGGAACGATGAGTCAATCGACCTCAACGGCTGTCCTTCTTCATGGAACGGTATTGCCTGCAACGGTGCCAACGTGGCTGATGTTGTTTTGGATAATTTGAGCTTGTCTGCAGATGCTGATCTCAGTGTGTTCTCCAACTTGACAATGCTTGTCAAACTCTCCATGGCTAACAACTCAATCTCCGGCGTCTTACCGAGTAATCTAGGCAGTTTCAAAAGCCTCCAGTTCCTGGATTTGTCTGATAACCTCTTGTCTTCCTCGCTGCCTAAAGAGTTTGGTAGATCAGTGAGCTTGAAGAATCTCTCTTTAGCTGGTAACAACTTCTCTGGTGAGGTTCCAGAGTCTCTGGGAGGTTTGATTTCGCTTCAGTCTTTGGATATGAGCCGCAACTCCTTCTCTGGACCTTTGCCAAAGTCCTTGACGATGCTGAACGATCTGCTCTACTTGAACCTCTCTTCTAATGGATTCACAGGGAAAATCCCAAGGGGCTTTGATCTAGTTCCGAGTCTTCAGGTCCTTGATTTGCATGGTAACTCATTTGATGGTAATCTTGACGGCAAGTTCTTCCTTTCAACGAATGCGAGCTATGTTGATCTCAGCGGAAACAGACTTTTGACAGCGTCTGGGAAGCTGTTACCTGGTGTTTCTGAGAGTATCAAGCACTTGAATCTCAGTCACAATCTGCTTGAAGGTTCGCTGACTAGTGGGTTTCAGCTGTTTCAGAACTTAAAAGTCTTGGATCTTAGCAACAACCAGTTGTCAGGAGAGTTACCAGGTTTTAATTATGTCTATGATCTTCAAGTACTCAAGCTTAGCAACAACAGATTCTCAGGCTCCCTTCCTAATAATTTGTTGAAAGGAGACTCCTTGGATTTAACAACACTGGATTTAAGTGGGAACAATCTCTCAG GGCCTATAAGTGCTATCATGTCAACAACCCTTCACACCCTTGACCTTTCTTCAAACTCACTGACCGGTGAGCTTCCTCTCTTGACCGGGAGATGCGTCTTACTCGATCTCTCAAACAACCAGTTTGAAGGAAACCTGACAAGATGGTCAAAATGGGAGAACGTTGAGTACCTTGATCTCAGCCAGAACCGTTTCACAGGCTCGTTCCCAGACGTTACTCCTCAGCTTCTTCGAGCAAATCATCTTAACCTTTCCCACAACAAGCTCACAGGCTCACTACCAGAAAGGATTCCTACCCATTATCCCAAACTCGGTGTTCTAGATATAAGTTCCAACGGCTTGGATGGGCCACTCCCAAGTACGTTACTGTCCATGCCCACTTTGGAAGAGATCCATCTTCAGAACAATGGCTTGACTGGTAACATCGGACCTTTGCCTTCTTCTTCTGGTTCCAAAATCCGTCTCCTTGATCTTTCTCACAACCGGTTTGATGGTGATCTTCCTTCTGCATTCGGATCTTTGAACAAACTTCAAGTGCTGAATCTCGCAGCGAATAACTTGTCTGGATCTTTGCCTAGCTCCATGAATGAAATGGTCTCTCTAAGCTCATTAGACCTATCACAGAATCATTTCACTGGACCACTCCCAAGCAACTTATCCAGCAGCCTTGTGGCTTTGAATGTGTCTTACAATGATCTGTCAGGGACAGTGCCTGAGAATCTGAAGAACTTCCCTCCGCCTTCCTTTTATCCTGGGAACAGCATGCTCATCTTGCCTGCTGGATCAACAAGTGCATCAGAAGTTTCCAAGGGGAAACCAATGAACTTACTAATCAAGATTGTCATAATAGTTTCCTGCGCCATTGCTCTTATTATTCTCATCCTTGTGGCTATCCTTCTGTTTTGCATCTGCAAATCAAGAAGACGTGAAGAGCGTAGCATCACTGGTAAAGATATTAACAGGCAAGCTCAAACAATCCCCTCAGGCAGTGGAGTTGTCTCTGCTGAGGATCTAGTTGCTTCGAGAAAAGGCTCTTCATCAGGAATCCTCAGTCCAGATGAGAAGCTAGCTGTAGCGACCGGCTTCTCTCCTTCAAAGACAAGTAACTTATCTTGGTCACCTGGCTCAGGAGACTCACTCCCAGCTGATCAGCAACTAGCACGGCTTGATGTTAGGTCGCCGGATAGACTCGTGGGAGAGCTGCAGTTTCTGGATGAGTCGATCAAACTGACTCCAGAGGAATTGTCGAGAGCACCGgctgaagttcttggaagaagTAGCCACGGGACTTCTTACAGGGCAACGCTTGATAATGGAGTGTTTTTAACCGTGAAGTGGCTAAGAGAAGGCGTGGCAAAGCAGAGAAAAGAGTTTGCTAAAGAAGTGAAGAAGTTTGCTAACATTAGGCATCCTAATGTGGTGACTCTCCGAGGATACTACTGGGGTCCCACGCAACATGAGAAGCttattctttcagattatatATCACCTGGAAGCCTCGCTAGCTTCCTTTACG ATCGACCAGGCAGGAAAGGCCCTCCTTTAGCATGGATCCAACGGTTAAAAATTGCAGTTGATGTAGCGCGTGGTCTAAACTATCTCCATTTCGACAGAGCTGTTCCACACGGTAACCTCAAGGCAACAAACATTCTCTTAGAAGGAGAAGAGCTAAACGCACGTGTTTCAGATTACTGCCTCCACCGTCTCATGACACAAGCAGGCACAGTGGAACAGATTCTAGACGCAGGCATCCTTGGTTACCGAGCTCCTGAGCTAGCAGCTTCAAGGAAACCGTTGCCTTCTTTCAAAGCAGATGTGTATGCGTTTGGTGTGATACTTCTTGAGATTTTAACGGGGAGATGTGCAGGAGATGTGATCACAGGTGAACAAGAAGGTGTTGATCTAACGGATTGGGTTAGGTTACGTGTTGCTGAAGGACGTGGTGCGGAATGCTTTGACTCGGTGTTGGCACAGGAGATGGGAAGTGATCCTGTTACGGAGAAAGGTACTAAAGAAGTTCTTGGGGTTGCTTTGAGGTGTATAAGACCTGTTTCTGAGAGACCTGGGATTAAGACCATTTATGAAGACCTGTCTTCAATTTAG